A DNA window from Vibrio sp. CDRSL-10 TSBA contains the following coding sequences:
- a CDS encoding LysR family transcriptional regulator gives MHDITLKYFHAVAKTGSLSAASDELHVAVSAISRQITQLEEQLQVSLFERKPRGMALTPAGDILYTYSLRSALELSNVVTEMKGLNSVQQQTITLACPEGLAWDFVPYVTALFHQQHPQMIFSLRVVDSGKASQLVKEGMADAALTFSLQPEQGLEVALQVPSPVCALLSARHPLALRNQLSVHDLTGFPLAFSDSGTTLNYLFELACHIEAVKIVPAMTTNAMGAIYTYTKENPHAIALCSDMAVKRRAQHDGLVLLPMREPSLTQRSIQLQVMSHRKQPALVTQFIEFLTRMLQQQSTAHG, from the coding sequence GCTCACTCTCCGCGGCATCGGACGAACTGCATGTCGCCGTTTCGGCCATCAGCCGCCAGATCACCCAGCTGGAAGAGCAGTTGCAGGTCAGCCTGTTCGAGCGTAAGCCGCGCGGCATGGCACTGACACCGGCCGGTGACATTCTTTATACTTATTCGCTGCGCTCAGCACTTGAGCTCAGTAACGTCGTGACCGAAATGAAAGGGCTTAACAGCGTTCAGCAGCAGACCATCACGCTGGCCTGCCCGGAAGGATTAGCCTGGGATTTTGTCCCTTACGTGACCGCGCTGTTTCACCAGCAGCATCCGCAGATGATTTTCTCACTGCGCGTCGTGGACTCAGGTAAAGCCTCTCAACTGGTCAAAGAAGGCATGGCCGATGCGGCACTGACATTCAGTCTGCAGCCCGAGCAAGGGTTGGAAGTGGCGCTGCAGGTTCCCTCGCCGGTGTGCGCCCTGTTATCCGCGCGTCACCCGCTGGCGCTGCGCAACCAGCTCAGCGTGCACGATCTGACTGGTTTTCCGTTAGCTTTTTCTGACTCCGGCACCACACTCAATTATCTGTTCGAACTCGCTTGTCATATCGAAGCGGTCAAAATCGTGCCTGCGATGACCACCAATGCGATGGGCGCTATTTACACCTATACCAAGGAAAACCCGCACGCGATTGCGCTGTGCAGTGATATGGCGGTCAAACGCCGCGCGCAGCATGACGGCCTGGTGCTGCTGCCGATGCGCGAACCCTCGCTCACCCAGCGCAGTATTCAGCTCCAGGTGATGTCACACCGCAAGCAACCGGCGCTGGTGACTCAGTTTATTGAGTTTCTGACCCGGATGTTGCAGCAGCAATCGACCGCTCACGGATAG